In Equus przewalskii isolate Varuska chromosome 6, EquPr2, whole genome shotgun sequence, one DNA window encodes the following:
- the FANCF gene encoding Fanconi anemia group F protein, producing MESLLQQLARFSEVLAVSRTPHVSTWDPATVRRALQWARYLRHVHRRFGRHARIRTALERRLQSQWRQDSGSGPAPDPGLTNFQALGRCDLVLALRLLQNRALREAVWHALLQQVFPGPGVPGADEETLQGRLAHLARRRAAVHVLRLHGYQESPVVQEDALLKTQAELLLGRLRERAGAQAEGPGGLLSGLWERGPQDNFLKVLAAALLLPPPSPRPQEEETGPGTPNTPGEGHHELLRWLLGKADILAAFCRRLPAGVVAGVAGRHPELSRVYLGLLADWGRHLHYDLQRGVWVGAESQAVPWEELYGRFQSLCQAPPPLKDEVRTALESWKAQDGDFEVPGLSIWTDLLLALGTGT from the coding sequence ATGGAGTCGCTTCTGCAGCAGCTGGCGCGCTTCTCGGAGGTGCTGGCCGTCTCGCGCACGCCGCACGTCAGCACCTGGGACCCCGCGACCGTGCGCAGGGCCCTGCAGTGGGCGCGCTACCTGCGCCACGTCCACCGGCGATTCGGCCGCCATGCCCGCATTCGCACGGCGCTGGAGCGGCGGCTGCAGAGCCAGTGGAGGCAGGACAGCGGGTCTGGGCCGGCGCCAGACCCGGGCCTGACGAACTTCCAGGCCCTGGGGCGCTGCGACCTCGTGCTGGCCCTGCGCCTGCTGCAGAACCGGGCCCTCAGGGAGGCCGTCTGGCACGCCCTGTTGCAGCAGGTCTTTCCCGGCCCGGGCGTGCCGGGCGCCGACGAGGAGACGCTGCAAGGCCGGCTGGCCCACCTGGCCCGCCGCCGGGCGGCGGTGCACGTGCTGCGCCTGCACGGCTACCAGGAGAGCCCGGTCGTGCAGGAGGACGCCCTGCTGAAGACGCAGGCCGAGCTGCTGCTGGGGCGCCTGCGGGAGCGGGCCGGCGCCCAGGCCGAGGGCCCCGGCGGGCTGCTGAGCGGCCTGTGGGAGCGCGGGCCCCAGGACAACTTCCTGAAGGTGCTGGCGGCCgcgctgctgctgccgccgcccaGCCCGCGGCCCCAAGAGGAGGAGACGGGGCCAGGCACCCCCAACACGCCCGGAGAGGGGCACCATGAGCTGCTCCGGTGGCTTCTGGGCAAGGCGGACATCCTGGCTGCCTTTTGCCGCCGCCTCCCCGCCGGCGTTGTCGCTGGGGTGGCAGGCCGCCACCCCGAGCTCTCCCGGGTCTACCTGGGCCTGCTCGCGGACTGGGGGCGCCATCTGCACTACGACCTGCAGCGAGGCGTCTGGGTGGGAGCGGAGTCCCAGGCCGTGCCCTGGGAGGAGCTGTACGGCCGGTTTCAAAGCCTCTGCCAGGCCCCGCCGCCTCTGAAGGATGAAGTTCGGACTGCGCTGGAGTCCTGGAAGGCGCAGGATGGAGATTTCGAGGTCCCTGGGCTTAGCATCTGGACAGACCTGTTGTTAGCTCTTGGGACTGGTACATGA